From a single Elstera cyanobacteriorum genomic region:
- the rplT gene encoding 50S ribosomal protein L20 produces the protein MARVKRGVTSHARHKKLLGLAKGYRDRNSSNYRIALEKVEKALRYAYRDRRNKKRTFRALWIQRINAGVREHGMIYSQFINGLKKAGITLDRKVLSDIATREPASFKALVEKAQAALAA, from the coding sequence ATGGCACGTGTTAAGCGGGGCGTAACGTCGCACGCCCGTCACAAGAAACTTCTCGGTCTGGCCAAGGGCTACCGCGATCGCAATTCCTCGAATTACCGCATTGCGCTGGAAAAGGTCGAAAAGGCCCTGCGTTATGCCTATCGTGACCGTCGCAATAAGAAGCGTACCTTCCGCGCGCTTTGGATCCAGCGTATCAACGCCGGTGTCCGCGAACATGGCATGATCTATTCGCAGTTCATCAACGGGCTGAAGAAGGCGGGCATCACGCTCGACCGCAAAGTCCTGTCGGATATCGCCACCCGCGAGCCGGCGTCGTTTAAGGCCTTGGTCGAAAAGGCCCAGGCTGCTCTGGCCGCTTAA